From the Bdellovibrio reynosensis genome, one window contains:
- the mreB gene encoding rod shape-determining protein, which yields MFSWLFKDDAGTAADLYVDLGTANTLIAARGKGIVLNEPSLIAYQQTSPGKKRVIAVGNDAKEKLANNPGSIFPQKPIRDGVIADFETSEVMLQHFLSQPGVRNAFSRPRVVVSLPYGVTEVEKKAVIQSCKAAGAKEVFLIDEPMAAAIGSGLNVKSAQGNMIIDIGGGTTEVAVIALADIVYCEAVRVGGHKIDDQIIDYFRKYKKLIISDNTAEYLKVEIGTAVPKKDIRTAQISGRDADTGMNKTMEVSSEDVGLAMNNCIQEVINAIHKALEHTPPELVSDIIETGVVLAGGGALIRDFDLRIQNEVRLPVRVAESPLTAIAKGGEAVLSDPELLDKIQLEV from the coding sequence ATGTTTTCATGGTTGTTTAAAGACGATGCTGGAACCGCTGCTGATCTTTATGTCGATTTAGGGACTGCGAATACTTTGATCGCAGCTCGCGGAAAAGGAATCGTTCTTAATGAGCCTTCTTTGATCGCTTACCAACAAACTAGTCCTGGCAAAAAAAGAGTGATCGCTGTGGGTAATGACGCTAAAGAAAAATTAGCGAACAACCCAGGAAGCATTTTTCCCCAGAAACCTATTCGTGACGGCGTCATTGCTGACTTTGAAACTTCAGAAGTGATGCTTCAACATTTCTTAAGCCAACCTGGCGTGAGAAATGCTTTTTCTCGCCCGCGCGTAGTGGTTTCACTTCCCTACGGCGTGACTGAAGTTGAAAAGAAAGCTGTTATTCAGTCTTGTAAAGCGGCTGGCGCGAAAGAAGTTTTCTTGATTGATGAACCAATGGCTGCGGCGATTGGATCTGGTCTTAACGTGAAGTCAGCTCAAGGTAATATGATCATCGATATCGGTGGCGGGACGACGGAGGTGGCCGTTATCGCACTTGCAGATATCGTGTACTGTGAAGCGGTTCGCGTAGGTGGTCATAAAATTGATGACCAGATCATTGATTATTTCCGCAAGTATAAAAAATTAATTATCTCTGACAACACGGCTGAATATTTGAAGGTTGAAATCGGCACGGCGGTTCCTAAAAAAGACATTCGCACGGCGCAAATCTCTGGTCGCGATGCTGATACTGGCATGAATAAAACCATGGAAGTCAGCTCTGAAGATGTTGGCCTAGCGATGAATAACTGTATTCAAGAAGTTATCAATGCTATTCACAAGGCTTTAGAACATACTCCGCCGGAACTTGTTTCTGACATCATTGAAACTGGCGTTGTGCTTGCCGGTGGTGGTGCGCTGATTCGTGACTTTGATTTGCGTATTCAAAACGAAGTTCGCCTGCCTGTGCGAGTTGCTGAAAGTCCACTGACAGCCATTGCAAAAGGCGGCGAAGCTGTTTTAAGTGATCCAGAGTTATTAGATAAAATTCAATTGGAAGTTTAG
- a CDS encoding RNA methyltransferase, whose protein sequence is MALNPQDKKSLEEIHRLFLELEKSSRDFSFDADALKNLKNKLSLLKNSENPDVSRLTDLQKHLVEGMSLKHFVSFAVPVERLLHKNLQDDEFLIVENDKTETQLEKIPLVFVLDNMRSAFNVGSIFRTAECLGVEKIYLCGYTPTPDQWKVEKTAMGTEQNVSWAEGGKLLECLEELKDEGYRVIALETAASAVDLYQNFEQEPTAFVFGNERFGLDPEILKVIDEVRIIPLRGMKNSLNVGVTAAVAGFEWMRQWRQQK, encoded by the coding sequence ATGGCTTTAAATCCCCAGGATAAAAAATCCCTCGAAGAAATTCATCGACTCTTTTTAGAGCTTGAAAAATCCTCGAGGGATTTTTCTTTTGATGCGGATGCTTTAAAGAATTTAAAAAACAAACTGTCATTGTTAAAAAATTCCGAAAATCCTGACGTTTCCCGTCTAACTGACCTGCAAAAGCATTTAGTTGAGGGAATGAGTCTTAAGCACTTTGTCAGCTTCGCTGTTCCCGTTGAAAGACTTCTGCATAAGAATTTGCAAGATGATGAATTTCTGATCGTCGAAAACGACAAAACTGAAACCCAGCTTGAAAAAATTCCTTTGGTTTTTGTTTTAGATAATATGCGCTCAGCATTTAATGTGGGTTCAATTTTTAGAACCGCGGAATGCTTGGGTGTCGAAAAAATCTATCTTTGTGGTTACACGCCCACGCCCGATCAATGGAAGGTTGAAAAGACCGCCATGGGGACGGAGCAGAATGTTTCTTGGGCTGAAGGTGGTAAACTTTTAGAATGCCTTGAGGAACTAAAAGATGAAGGCTATCGCGTGATTGCTTTAGAAACGGCAGCCAGTGCCGTGGACCTTTATCAAAATTTTGAACAAGAGCCGACAGCTTTTGTTTTTGGTAACGAACGTTTTGGATTAGATCCTGAGATCTTAAAAGTCATCGATGAAGTTCGCATTATTCCTCTGCGTGGAATGAAGAATTCATTAAATGTGGGTGTCACGGCGGCTGTTGCTGGCTTTGAATGGATGAGACAGTGGCGTCAGCAAAAATAG
- a CDS encoding aminotransferase class IV, whose amino-acid sequence MSVTVLSPSEIQAKLQERNYSAQKTYLAMYSTWWGGIVKDPGMMVVPVDDHLVHRGDGVFEAIKVIEGKAFLLQEHLERLEISAGLIGLPMPMPLDEVKKIIMATTQATGAQNAMLRLYISRGPGGFTTNPYDSIASQLYLVVTSYAPIAAEKYQQGVKVGRSQVPPKEPWLAKIKTCNYLPNVLMKKESVDRKIDFTIGVCGNGFLTEGSTENIVLIDKNKNLIRPHLRHILKGTTMMRSFELAQSLVKEGHLNSVIEKDLTESDILNAQEVMMIGTTLDVLPVTEYEGKVIGSGKQGPIAEKMLKLLRADMKEGPKATPVYHADAVVV is encoded by the coding sequence ATGTCCGTCACGGTTTTATCGCCTTCAGAAATTCAAGCAAAACTTCAAGAGCGCAACTATTCTGCGCAAAAGACTTACCTAGCTATGTATAGCACCTGGTGGGGCGGCATCGTAAAAGATCCAGGCATGATGGTAGTACCCGTAGATGATCATCTTGTTCATCGCGGAGATGGCGTTTTTGAAGCGATTAAAGTGATCGAAGGAAAAGCGTTTCTGCTGCAAGAACACTTAGAGCGCCTAGAAATTTCAGCAGGTCTTATTGGTCTACCAATGCCGATGCCGCTGGATGAAGTTAAAAAGATCATTATGGCGACAACCCAAGCCACTGGTGCACAAAATGCGATGCTTCGCCTTTATATTTCCCGCGGCCCAGGTGGATTCACGACAAATCCCTATGACTCCATTGCTTCGCAACTTTATTTGGTAGTGACTTCCTATGCGCCAATCGCTGCTGAAAAATACCAACAAGGGGTTAAAGTCGGTCGCAGCCAAGTCCCGCCGAAAGAACCATGGTTAGCAAAAATCAAAACCTGTAACTATCTGCCAAACGTTCTAATGAAAAAAGAAAGTGTCGATAGAAAAATCGATTTCACAATCGGTGTTTGCGGTAACGGGTTTTTAACTGAAGGCAGTACAGAGAACATCGTACTTATCGATAAAAATAAAAATCTAATCCGACCTCATTTACGTCACATCCTAAAAGGAACGACCATGATGAGATCTTTTGAGCTGGCGCAATCCCTAGTGAAAGAAGGTCACTTAAATTCAGTGATTGAAAAAGACCTGACTGAAAGCGATATCCTTAACGCTCAAGAAGTGATGATGATCGGAACAACGTTAGATGTTTTACCGGTCACAGAGTACGAAGGAAAAGTGATTGGATCCGGTAAGCAGGGACCGATAGCAGAAAAAATGCTGAAACTTTTAAGAGCTGATATGAAAGAGGGGCCCAAAGCGACCCCTGTCTATCACGCCGACGCCGTTGTAGTTTAA
- the metG gene encoding methionine--tRNA ligase, which produces MNQNRKILITCALPYANGYIHLGHMMEYLQADFWARFQKMRGNECVYICADDTHGTPIMVKAREMGITPEALIAKSFDEHSKDFADFQVDFSFYGSTNAPENKALCELFYQRMVDGGHTNVKAIQQLYCNFDKMFLPDRFVKGICPKCGAKDQYGDSCDVCGSTYSPADMKGVHCSLCGNTPVMKESQSIFFKLNDFKKYLEEWIPKHCAPEISKKMLEWFNEDLLDLDISRDEPYFGFPIPGTDGKKFFYVWVDAPMGYMSTTERWAKQQNLSLKDVWQDPTREIYHFIGKDIARFHTIFWPAFLKAANFRSPNQVFVHGHLMVNGEKMSKSKGTFIAARTYLNHLNPEYLRYYYSTKLNSSVDDMDLNLEDFVNRVNSELVGKITNLGSRGGQMLKKKMDGMMSSPDEEGLRLIEQAQARGEVIAGHFEARDFAKAVGEIRSLADDANKYFDEKAPWKTLETDPAGTKKVITTTLNMFRMLAIYLKPVLPHYTAKVAKLLGEKDYQWSDIETVLTNHPINEYEHIATRIEADKVKAMVEESRKINEEIQSAKAKSGPQPAAPADSKKAAEDRNGDRPTEIEFADFEKVDLRIGQVIEAEEIKEADKLLRLKVDIGGGQVRQIIAGIKTAYKAEQLLGRKILVCVNLKPRKMKFGMSEGMVLAAGSGGSDLFVLAADDGAQVGQRVK; this is translated from the coding sequence ATGAATCAGAACCGCAAAATTTTAATCACCTGTGCTCTTCCCTATGCCAATGGATATATCCATCTTGGTCATATGATGGAATACCTTCAAGCTGACTTCTGGGCACGTTTTCAAAAAATGCGCGGTAATGAGTGCGTGTATATTTGTGCCGATGACACCCACGGTACACCGATCATGGTGAAAGCCCGCGAGATGGGTATTACTCCGGAAGCTTTAATTGCGAAAAGCTTTGACGAGCACTCTAAAGACTTTGCTGACTTCCAAGTTGATTTTTCTTTTTACGGATCTACGAATGCGCCGGAAAATAAAGCACTGTGTGAACTTTTCTATCAACGCATGGTTGATGGTGGGCACACGAACGTTAAAGCGATTCAGCAGCTTTATTGTAACTTCGATAAAATGTTTTTACCCGACCGCTTCGTAAAAGGTATTTGCCCTAAGTGTGGCGCAAAAGATCAATATGGTGATTCTTGTGACGTGTGCGGGTCCACTTACTCCCCTGCGGATATGAAGGGTGTGCACTGTTCATTATGCGGTAACACGCCAGTGATGAAGGAAAGCCAAAGTATTTTCTTTAAGTTGAATGACTTTAAGAAATATCTGGAAGAGTGGATTCCGAAGCATTGTGCCCCGGAAATTTCTAAAAAGATGCTTGAATGGTTTAATGAGGATTTGCTGGATTTAGATATTTCCCGCGATGAGCCTTATTTTGGCTTCCCGATTCCAGGCACTGATGGCAAAAAGTTTTTCTATGTTTGGGTGGATGCTCCGATGGGGTATATGTCCACAACTGAGCGTTGGGCGAAACAACAAAATCTTTCCCTGAAGGATGTTTGGCAGGACCCAACCCGTGAAATATACCATTTCATCGGTAAGGACATTGCGCGCTTCCATACAATCTTCTGGCCCGCGTTTTTGAAAGCGGCGAATTTTAGATCTCCGAATCAAGTATTCGTTCACGGTCACTTGATGGTGAACGGCGAAAAAATGTCTAAATCTAAAGGAACATTTATCGCAGCAAGAACTTATTTGAATCATTTAAATCCTGAATACCTTCGTTATTATTATTCAACGAAGTTAAATAGCTCTGTTGATGATATGGATTTAAATCTTGAAGATTTCGTGAATCGTGTGAATTCAGAACTTGTGGGTAAAATCACGAATCTTGGGTCCCGCGGTGGACAAATGCTTAAGAAAAAAATGGATGGCATGATGAGTTCACCGGATGAGGAAGGCTTGCGACTTATTGAGCAGGCTCAAGCTCGTGGTGAAGTTATTGCTGGTCATTTTGAAGCTCGTGATTTTGCGAAAGCTGTCGGCGAAATTCGTTCACTAGCTGATGATGCTAACAAATACTTTGATGAGAAAGCTCCGTGGAAAACATTAGAGACAGATCCTGCTGGAACTAAGAAGGTCATTACTACGACTTTGAATATGTTCCGTATGCTGGCGATCTACTTAAAGCCTGTTCTTCCTCACTACACTGCGAAAGTGGCGAAGCTTTTGGGCGAAAAAGATTATCAGTGGTCTGACATTGAAACGGTTCTTACAAATCACCCGATCAATGAGTATGAGCATATTGCGACTCGCATTGAGGCTGATAAAGTAAAAGCCATGGTGGAAGAAAGCCGCAAGATCAATGAAGAGATTCAGTCGGCTAAGGCTAAGAGTGGGCCTCAACCTGCAGCGCCGGCTGATTCTAAAAAAGCAGCTGAAGATAGAAATGGCGACCGTCCGACTGAAATTGAATTTGCTGATTTTGAAAAAGTAGATTTGCGCATTGGTCAGGTTATTGAAGCTGAAGAGATCAAAGAAGCAGATAAACTTTTGAGATTAAAAGTGGATATTGGTGGCGGCCAGGTTCGCCAAATTATCGCAGGGATTAAGACTGCCTATAAAGCTGAGCAACTTTTGGGACGTAAGATTTTGGTTTGCGTGAATTTAAAACCGCGCAAAATGAAGTTTGGTATGTCTGAAGGTATGGTGCTTGCTGCTGGCAGCGGTGGCAGTGATTTATTTGTATTGGCTGCAGATGATGGCGCCCAAGTTGGCCAACGCGTGAAATAA
- a CDS encoding glycosyltransferase family 2 protein: MNKNLSAQKMVSSCESFDKTLIQRESERVTKLPISLVIITLNEEAHIERCIRSAPFVDDVVVVDSFSTDRTVDIAKACGARVFQEKWRGFGLQKAFATEQAKNPWVLSLDADEALSPELAAELITKFRSLDEEAGYLFPRRSYHLGRWIDHGGWYPDYQLRLFNKSKSQWNSADLHEKVEVSKKLKMEKDLHHWVFDSLSDQVITNDRYSTLGAQQLAAKGAKFSYLKLIFKPWGKFIETYFFKAGFRDGLAGFIISVGAAYSLFLKFAKLWEMERVQKKQVS; the protein is encoded by the coding sequence ATGAATAAAAACCTTTCAGCTCAAAAAATGGTATCCAGTTGCGAATCGTTTGACAAGACCTTGATCCAAAGAGAATCTGAAAGAGTGACGAAATTGCCCATATCTTTAGTAATCATCACTTTGAACGAAGAAGCTCATATCGAGCGTTGCATTCGCTCAGCCCCCTTTGTCGATGACGTGGTGGTTGTTGATAGTTTTTCGACGGATCGCACTGTCGATATCGCCAAAGCCTGCGGAGCCCGGGTTTTCCAAGAAAAGTGGCGGGGATTTGGCCTACAAAAGGCCTTTGCAACAGAACAAGCAAAAAATCCTTGGGTGCTTTCCTTAGATGCCGACGAGGCGTTAAGCCCCGAACTTGCTGCTGAATTAATCACCAAATTCCGTTCGTTAGACGAAGAAGCGGGCTACCTGTTTCCACGCCGGTCTTATCACTTAGGCCGATGGATCGATCACGGGGGATGGTATCCCGATTATCAGCTAAGACTGTTTAATAAAAGTAAATCGCAATGGAATTCCGCTGATTTGCACGAAAAAGTCGAAGTCAGCAAAAAACTAAAAATGGAAAAAGATCTGCACCACTGGGTCTTTGATAGTCTTAGTGATCAAGTTATCACAAATGATCGATACTCTACACTAGGAGCCCAACAGCTTGCAGCTAAGGGCGCAAAATTCTCGTACTTAAAGTTGATCTTTAAGCCCTGGGGTAAGTTTATTGAAACTTACTTTTTTAAGGCAGGTTTCAGGGATGGACTTGCAGGATTTATAATCTCTGTGGGGGCCGCTTATTCCTTATTTTTAAAGTTCGCTAAATTGTGGGAGATGGAACGTGTGCAGAAAAAACAGGTTAGTTAA
- a CDS encoding carbonic anhydrase, with translation MLRLFIMSLVLLSMSACSSLRRSPSQEDTKVMLKDQQGDKKEAPAQATSNDEKGITRISSKDLDSEAQTKELKEAVAAATQHVEKGSEKSTRRAGPVAAEKAMGWLRNGNTRFARGRFRNDGASRADRSRLSSGQTPHSVIVSCSDSQVPPEVVFDQKLGEVFVIRTAGEAMDNNVVGSVEYAVEHLGANLVVIMGHDSCGAISATLASLRGSGLGSPALEALANDIKPRIQKFATMAPSEGLVDESWANTDGVAADLIGRSAILRDAIASGDVKIVKAMYHLDSGQVDWR, from the coding sequence ATGTTACGACTTTTCATAATGAGCTTAGTTCTTTTATCAATGAGCGCCTGCTCATCTTTACGCAGAAGCCCCTCCCAAGAAGATACTAAAGTAATGCTGAAAGACCAACAGGGAGATAAAAAAGAAGCTCCAGCACAGGCAACTAGCAATGATGAAAAGGGTATCACCCGCATTTCTTCGAAGGATCTTGACTCAGAAGCACAAACTAAAGAGCTCAAAGAAGCGGTTGCTGCTGCCACTCAACATGTCGAAAAAGGTTCGGAAAAATCCACGCGTCGCGCCGGTCCCGTCGCTGCTGAAAAAGCCATGGGTTGGCTTAGAAATGGCAACACCCGCTTTGCAAGGGGGCGCTTTCGTAACGACGGAGCTTCGCGGGCAGATCGTTCGCGTTTAAGCTCAGGCCAAACGCCGCATTCTGTGATTGTATCTTGCAGTGATTCGCAAGTGCCTCCGGAAGTGGTTTTTGACCAAAAATTGGGTGAAGTTTTTGTGATTCGCACGGCTGGTGAAGCTATGGATAACAACGTCGTCGGCAGCGTTGAATACGCGGTTGAACATTTGGGCGCAAATTTAGTGGTCATAATGGGCCATGACTCTTGTGGGGCAATTTCTGCGACCCTTGCTTCTTTGCGTGGTTCTGGGTTGGGAAGCCCTGCACTAGAGGCTTTGGCTAATGATATTAAGCCAAGAATTCAAAAATTTGCGACCATGGCCCCTTCAGAAGGTTTAGTTGACGAGAGCTGGGCAAATACGGATGGAGTTGCTGCTGATTTGATTGGGCGCTCAGCAATCCTTCGTGACGCTATAGCGTCGGGGGATGTAAAGATCGTGAAAGCCATGTATCATCTCGACTCTGGCCAAGTTGATTGGCGCTAG